DNA from Coriobacteriaceae bacterium:
GCCAAGCCACAAACTGGTATATCGAGCCCAAGAGCCTCAAGTTGCTTGATCGCAGCGGTCAATTGCGGCTTACCGCCATCGACAACGAGCAAATCGGGGCGCGAGCCAAAGCGCTCGTCGGCCATGCGCTCGGGAGCATAGCGTCGTCCCAAAACCTCGGACATCGACACGAAGTCGTTTGCCTCGTCCAATTCGGCCTGGATTTTAAAACGACGATACTGGCTCTTGTCGGCGCGCCCGTTGGTAAACACCACCATCGAGGCGACCGTAAAGGTGCCATGCAGTGTAGAGATATCGAAGCACTCGATACGCAACGGCGGCGATGGCAGCGCCAACGCACTTTCGAGCTCCAGGAGCGCTTGATTGGTGCGGTCGTCAGCGTACCCCGTTCGCATCATGTAGCGCATGAGGGCATGGCGCGCATTTTTGGATGCCATATCGAGTAGACGGTGCTTTTCGCCACGCTGCGGCCTATGGAGATGGCAGGAACGCTCACGCTTGCCCGCAAGCCACTCCCCCAGCGCCTCCGCATCCTCAAGCTCGACGGAAAGGTTGACCTCAGCTGGAATATCAGCCGTCTCGTCGTAATAGCGCTTAAGAAAGCCCGACTGGAGCTCTTCCTCGTCAACATCAAGACCCTTGTCGAGAATGAACTCGCAGGTGCGAACTGTTCGGCCCTCGCGAACGACGAAGACGCAAGCGGCGGAGATGGTCTCCTCGCGATAGAAACCGATGACATCGATATCGACACTGGAGGGAAAAACGACTTGCTGACGGTCGTCCAGACCCCTGATGACCTCCAAACGACGTTTGACGCGGGCGGCGCGCTCAAAATCGAGCACCTCGGCGGCCTCCGTCATCTCGGATGTCAGCTCGTCGACGACGTCCTTGCGATGGCCAGACAAAAAACGTTCGACACGTTTGACGTTCTTGGCATAGTCTGCCGGGGAAATCGCGCCGACACACGCACCCGGGCCGCGCCCGACATGGTAGTCAAAGCAGGGGCGC
Protein-coding regions in this window:
- the uvrC gene encoding excinuclease ABC subunit UvrC; protein product: MRVAGHDNIPTLAEQVSRVPTQPGCYLWKDAKGDVIYVGKAKNLRARMRQYVTLQDERQKIPLMMQLVASFDYIVVETEHEALVLERNLIGQYHPYFNVDLKDDKSYPFIAITKGDLYPAIKYTRERHKPGTRYFGPYTDSRAARETIDTLRKVIPICSASCAEWRRCRRIVESHKGEEDIVNMICAQNGRPCFDYHVGRGPGACVGAISPADYAKNVKRVERFLSGHRKDVVDELTSEMTEAAEVLDFERAARVKRRLEVIRGLDDRQQVVFPSSVDIDVIGFYREETISAACVFVVREGRTVRTCEFILDKGLDVDEEELQSGFLKRYYDETADIPAEVNLSVELEDAEALGEWLAGKRERSCHLHRPQRGEKHRLLDMASKNARHALMRYMMRTGYADDRTNQALLELESALALPSPPLRIECFDISTLHGTFTVASMVVFTNGRADKSQYRRFKIQAELDEANDFVSMSEVLGRRYAPERMADERFGSRPDLLVVDGGKPQLTAAIKQLEALGLDIPVCGLAKADEEVFVPWDETPVVLPTGSASLYLIKQVRDESHRFAITFHRELRDKAMTVSVLDDVPGVGPTRKRALMRHFGSMKRLRAASEQEIAEVRGVPADVAKAVHEALVAWNAERAEAAAKQSEN